A stretch of the Panicum virgatum strain AP13 chromosome 9N, P.virgatum_v5, whole genome shotgun sequence genome encodes the following:
- the LOC120693295 gene encoding mitochondrial import inner membrane translocase subunit TIM17-2-like isoform X1 — translation MTTPETSREPCPDRIIDDVGAAFGMGAVGGSAFHFLKGLYNSPSGHRLAGGATSARMLAPRLGGSFAVWGGLFSTFDCALVYAREKEDPWNSIASGAATGGLLAMRQGLLAAGRSAVFGGALLALIEGAGIMLNRVLVVPPPPEELLQYPGQDPTGQHEPPRPGQHAPPSFVGVSPAPPIAVQKVPVPDSGSSSTGWLGGLFGKKQDKVAGGDRKSEVLEMDLPPTAVPSFEYK, via the coding sequence ATGACCACTCCGGAGACGTCGCGGGAGCCCTGCCCGGACCGCATCATCGACGACGTCGGCGCCGCGTTCGGAATGGGCGCCGTGGGCGGCTCCGCCTTCCACTTCCTCAAGGGCCTCTACAACTCCCCCAGCGGCCACCGCCTCGCCGGGGGCGCCACGTCCGCGCGCATGctcgcgccgcgcctcggcggCAGCTTCGCCGTCTGGGGCGGCCTCTTCTCCACCTTCGACTGCGCCCTCGTCTACGCCCGCGAGAAGGAGGACCCCTGGAACTCGATCGCCTcgggcgccgccaccggcggcctGCTCGCCATGCGCCAGGGCCTACTCGCCGCCGGAAGGTCCGCGGTCTTCGGCGGCGCCCTCCTCGCGCTCATCGAGGGCGCCGGGATCATGCTCAACCGTGTCTTggtcgtcccgccgccgccggaggaacTGCTGCAGTACCCCGGGCAGGATCCGACTGGCCAGCACGAACCACCTCGTCCTGGCCAGCACGCACCACCTAGCTTCGTGGgagtgtcgccggcgccgccgatcgCGGTTCAGAAGGTTCCGGTCCCTGACTCTGGCTCGAGCTCGACTGGGTGGCTTGGCGGTTTGTTCGGGAAGAAGCAGGACAAGGTTGCTGGTGGGGATCGTAAGTCGGAGGTGTTGGAGATGGATTTGCCCCCCACGGCCGTTCCCTCCTTCGAGTACAAGTGA
- the LOC120693295 gene encoding mitochondrial import inner membrane translocase subunit TIM17-2-like isoform X2 translates to MTTPETSREPCPDRIIDDVGAAFGMGAVGGSAFHFLKGLYNSPSGHRLAGGATSARMLAPRLGGSFAVWGGLFSTFDCALVYAREKEDPWNSIASGAATGGLLAMRQGLLAAGRSAVFGGALLALIEGAGIMLNRDPTGQHEPPRPGQHAPPSFVGVSPAPPIAVQKVPVPDSGSSSTGWLGGLFGKKQDKVAGGDRKSEVLEMDLPPTAVPSFEYK, encoded by the exons ATGACCACTCCGGAGACGTCGCGGGAGCCCTGCCCGGACCGCATCATCGACGACGTCGGCGCCGCGTTCGGAATGGGCGCCGTGGGCGGCTCCGCCTTCCACTTCCTCAAGGGCCTCTACAACTCCCCCAGCGGCCACCGCCTCGCCGGGGGCGCCACGTCCGCGCGCATGctcgcgccgcgcctcggcggCAGCTTCGCCGTCTGGGGCGGCCTCTTCTCCACCTTCGACTGCGCCCTCGTCTACGCCCGCGAGAAGGAGGACCCCTGGAACTCGATCGCCTcgggcgccgccaccggcggcctGCTCGCCATGCGCCAGGGCCTACTCGCCGCCGGAAGGTCCGCGGTCTTCGGCGGCGCCCTCCTCGCGCTCATCGAGGGCGCCGGGATCATGCTCAACCGT GATCCGACTGGCCAGCACGAACCACCTCGTCCTGGCCAGCACGCACCACCTAGCTTCGTGGgagtgtcgccggcgccgccgatcgCGGTTCAGAAGGTTCCGGTCCCTGACTCTGGCTCGAGCTCGACTGGGTGGCTTGGCGGTTTGTTCGGGAAGAAGCAGGACAAGGTTGCTGGTGGGGATCGTAAGTCGGAGGTGTTGGAGATGGATTTGCCCCCCACGGCCGTTCCCTCCTTCGAGTACAAGTGA
- the LOC120693295 gene encoding mitochondrial import inner membrane translocase subunit TIM17-2-like isoform X4 translates to MTTPETSREPCPDRIIDDVGAAFGMGAVGGSAFHFLKGLYNSPSGHRLAGGATSARMLAPRLGGSFAVWGGLFSTFDCALVYAREKEDPWNSIASGAATGGLLAMRQGLLAAGRSAVFGGALLALIEGAGIMLNRVLVVPPPPEELLHFVGVSPAPPIAVQKVPVPDSGSSSTGWLGGLFGKKQDKVAGGDRKSEVLEMDLPPTAVPSFEYK, encoded by the exons ATGACCACTCCGGAGACGTCGCGGGAGCCCTGCCCGGACCGCATCATCGACGACGTCGGCGCCGCGTTCGGAATGGGCGCCGTGGGCGGCTCCGCCTTCCACTTCCTCAAGGGCCTCTACAACTCCCCCAGCGGCCACCGCCTCGCCGGGGGCGCCACGTCCGCGCGCATGctcgcgccgcgcctcggcggCAGCTTCGCCGTCTGGGGCGGCCTCTTCTCCACCTTCGACTGCGCCCTCGTCTACGCCCGCGAGAAGGAGGACCCCTGGAACTCGATCGCCTcgggcgccgccaccggcggcctGCTCGCCATGCGCCAGGGCCTACTCGCCGCCGGAAGGTCCGCGGTCTTCGGCGGCGCCCTCCTCGCGCTCATCGAGGGCGCCGGGATCATGCTCAACCGTGTCTTggtcgtcccgccgccgccggaggaacTGCTGCA CTTCGTGGgagtgtcgccggcgccgccgatcgCGGTTCAGAAGGTTCCGGTCCCTGACTCTGGCTCGAGCTCGACTGGGTGGCTTGGCGGTTTGTTCGGGAAGAAGCAGGACAAGGTTGCTGGTGGGGATCGTAAGTCGGAGGTGTTGGAGATGGATTTGCCCCCCACGGCCGTTCCCTCCTTCGAGTACAAGTGA
- the LOC120693295 gene encoding mitochondrial import inner membrane translocase subunit TIM17-2-like isoform X3 produces MTTPETSREPCPDRIIDDVGAAFGMGAVGGSAFHFLKGLYNSPSGHRLAGGATSARMLAPRLGGSFAVWGGLFSTFDCALVYAREKEDPWNSIASGAATGGLLAMRQGLLAAGRSAVFGGALLALIEGAGIMLNRVLVVPPPPEELLQYPGQDPTGQHEPPRPGQHVPVPDSGSSSTGWLGGLFGKKQDKVAGGDRKSEVLEMDLPPTAVPSFEYK; encoded by the exons ATGACCACTCCGGAGACGTCGCGGGAGCCCTGCCCGGACCGCATCATCGACGACGTCGGCGCCGCGTTCGGAATGGGCGCCGTGGGCGGCTCCGCCTTCCACTTCCTCAAGGGCCTCTACAACTCCCCCAGCGGCCACCGCCTCGCCGGGGGCGCCACGTCCGCGCGCATGctcgcgccgcgcctcggcggCAGCTTCGCCGTCTGGGGCGGCCTCTTCTCCACCTTCGACTGCGCCCTCGTCTACGCCCGCGAGAAGGAGGACCCCTGGAACTCGATCGCCTcgggcgccgccaccggcggcctGCTCGCCATGCGCCAGGGCCTACTCGCCGCCGGAAGGTCCGCGGTCTTCGGCGGCGCCCTCCTCGCGCTCATCGAGGGCGCCGGGATCATGCTCAACCGTGTCTTggtcgtcccgccgccgccggaggaacTGCTGCAGTACCCCGGGCAGGATCCGACTGGCCAGCACGAACCACCTCGTCCTGGCCAGCAC GTTCCGGTCCCTGACTCTGGCTCGAGCTCGACTGGGTGGCTTGGCGGTTTGTTCGGGAAGAAGCAGGACAAGGTTGCTGGTGGGGATCGTAAGTCGGAGGTGTTGGAGATGGATTTGCCCCCCACGGCCGTTCCCTCCTTCGAGTACAAGTGA